ACTATTTTATTAGACATACATCACTATCATATATATACTAACCTTACCTCTACTTTCAAACAATTACAAATATTACcacttttaatattttataccaTATATTATTGAAGATACAATCAGATACCCACACCCCTTAAAGTTAGGATTGATTAATTATCTTTACATTTAAACTCCACAATTAGCGTTTTAATAAGAATGAAATATCATTCTCTCTCATTAACCACCCCCAATCCCAAAGGCCATCAGTATCTCTCCCCCACCCCCCAAGTCTTCCCCCAATCTTCGACAATGAGCTTGCTACCGACAACTCGCCGCACTAATGACATCTAGTCATCACTAGGATTTGTTGGCAAGAAGGATACAACGAGTGCGAGCCTAACCATGTATCAATGTATCCTGGATGAAATTTGTGGCCGATCTGCGACAATACTCAAATTTCATCTCTAACGATTTGAAGgccttcttctttttcaaaccTTTATTAGTCAGAGGGACGAAAAAACGGAATTTTCGATGGCACTGGTGGAGGGACATTATCAGGGATAGAACACATAACCTCAAGCAATTTTTGCAATTCCTTAACCACTAAACCAAAGTTTCAACTTGGGTTGAGAAGTGTCaacaatatattatatatatatatatgttcattaaatcaaattttgatatatataatgtaatttttcgaCGACGAAGGGGTATTGCTTGACACCCCTTGCCCAAGCTGGCTCCGCCCCTGGGTGGAGGTCTGTCGGATCTAGATGTAGCGAGGAACATCGACAAATCAAAGGTGAAGCAAACACCACCGCGGTGAGATGTCTTGACCAGCCCCGAACGTAATCGAAAAATTTCAATAAGCGGAGATTTATGCATGTATTTGACACATTAATGATGTGTCAGACACATTATTGAGGTACAATGTATCTAGGTTTTATCAGTATATCTGATGAAGTGTGTATATATCTAATAAATTTATTAGAGATTTACACATGTATCTGACACAATTTGTTCTTTTATGTATCCGAATCTTGTCATATATATCTGGCCTTCTATCATGTATCTTAATAATATCATATGTATTTGTTAtgttattataatatatctGACTATTTACATATGTATCTTATCTACATATATACATTGTGTTTAATTTAGATGCATTGTTAGTATTATTAGTTTTGTACATGTAGATACATGAAATGGATATGGTTCGTGTTTGTCAAGTGCTGAAAGTACTCCAGCAAAACTTGCATCTACACCAGCAAAATTGATGAGTTCTACACTTTTGCTTCAACCTTCCAAGAGATGCTATATGACTCCAGATGGCGAGACAACTGAATCATCAAGAAAGCTAGTTAGGCGCCCCCCTCCTAGTAGGTCATTGACTTAGTAGTTTTATGattattctttcaatttttatttatctcaGATGCATTGTGTTTATTTTGAGatacattattatataaattttaaaaacatgaAATGTACATTGTTTTAGTCAGTTTCTCACAAAAGGAAGGAAAGGATTTCgagatttttgaaattcttttgGGAAGTTGTTATGCTACAGATTATCAAAAGATGTTAAAGGAGTGATTTGTCCCACTAATTGAGCTATTCTGTTATGCTACATAAATAGACACAGGCTTGTAATGTATCTAACTATTGGCATATCTCAGATACGTGTATCTGGAAGAGGAAGCTCGAAATTCAGAGAAACAAATTCGAATTTCTTGAAAGAAAAGTTGTTCACTTTGTTGTTGCTAGAAAATAAATGGAAgaagttagaattttttttagaagttATTAGACTAAATATACTCAAAAGCTGTTAAATGAGTGATTTCCTCATTAAATTAAACATTTTAGTTACAGTCCTTAATTAAACATGTATCCTACTTTGTCAATTCCTCGGATACATGTACATATATCCAACCAGTAAaatgtggtacaagaagtaaTATTCGAAAGTACTGTGAATACTAATAATTAGGGCCCGATTTTCGTCGAATCTTTTTGATCACCTTCAAACTATATGTTGTTTGCCCTAGATTAAtccaatataaaaaaaatattgatctgCATAAAATTCTAGTGCactaatatattttcaaaattattaattttaaaaagtgaaTCATTGCTTTGtaaagaaagaacaaaatttGACAAGGATGGAAAGACTTTGTATGCCTCAATACATACTATTTGTTTTACTTACTGTTGATCTTGTCAAAAACTTCTTTTGATGCCTCCTTGGTATCCACCAGCTTAACTTTGATCTTAATTTGTATacttttctaatatttattCATCTACTTTCGTTATCTGTGCTCAAACATATAAGTAAACAATTTTCTTTAATATTGACAACACATCAGCATGGATTTTAATACTGAGGAAGTTGATAAAAATATGGATCTATCATTCATTTCGTGAAACAAATCAGTGTTCCCTACAATATAATCACAAACAGATTTTATCATTATTCTTAACCACCCATCCCCTTCGAATAAGAGGGGAAACAATCGCGATTTGCTTGGACCAGGCATCCAACTATATGGCAAGGATGATCTTCTCGAGCACAAACAGACTAGTTACTGGTCAGAGATAGCTGATAGTTGATAACCACAAGCTAATAAAAGGCAAAACTGGATGTGTAAATCTTGAATCTCTGAAGTTAATTCATTGATGACGCGACTTCAATGGCACTACCTAATGGCCATGCTGCTTCAACCAGGGAATTCTTGTATTTCACCTTTTTCACCAATGTCATTTCTTGACGAGCATCAAGTCCTGTCCAATGAAGTATTCAATGACTAACTTGAAACATACAAAAAATGATATGTTATTCGTGTATTTCCTGAAGGGTGAATCTAGTCTTACCAAATCCATCAACAAGTAGTGTGTACTGGTAGACAAGATCCATGCACAAGTATGGCAAGTTATCTGGGTCCACACGAGGAAATGTAGCTTTGGCATCATCAAGTCTAGTATTACAAGCACGTCTAGCTGCACTCTCAAAATCAATTGGGCGAACTTTAGCAACAGCTACACTTGGATCAACAAAACCAACCTGTACCCACGAGACGTTATATTAGTTGCAACACCATAGAAAACGAGAATTTATCCATTCTCGGAACAGCAGCAAAAGGTACAATTATAAGCCCATCTAAGTTTGGTAAGCATCTAACTCAATGGTGACTCGTACCTCAGCAGCTCTATCAAAGAAAAATGAGGCAACAAACATATTCTTCTGACCATCTCCACCTCCACCATTCCACACTCCACCAAAGGTGCATTTCATGTGGGTGCATGTTGATTCATTAACTTTCAGAGCCTTCAGGGCTACCAACCTACAATTTGTCATGCTTGAACCCTGAGACATAGCCGATGCTGGGTAAACCTTTCCTCCATACTTGTAGGACCCTTGTAGAGAAAACATTGTCAAGACAAATATACTTTTAtaggaaaatatatataatgaaataattcCAGTACCATATTTGAACTCTTTCCTCAAAATTCCATTAAATTCTAATTCAGTTCTATGTAAATAGAAAAATCTCTTCCTTTCTTCGTCCATACGTATTTCAAACATTTCAGATATGGAGGGGTAAAATTTCACGTGATCTGCACTTGGTGACATGAGTTCTGGCAAATTTTTGAACTGGGTAGTCAAAAGGTTTGACAATAAAGATGAGTGACTTGCTTTATGAATAACTAAACATTTAAGGCCAGCCTTGATTTTGGGGCAAACAAAAGTTGAAAATTCACAGAGAAGGGATTTTTTCTTGCTGCTTTTGTGGATTGTTAAGAGAAAGGGTTTTTTCTCTTACTTATTCATTGAGAGACGGAGAGATGGAGGTAAGCGATGCTTTGTAAAAGACCATCACACCAAAAAGAACCAACTATGGGACAGAATATAGCAGCAttgagaaaaatagtaaataccaTGATGCCCTGTCAAGATGCAAGGACTGCCAGATTCCTTAGTCACCTTCAGAATCTCGGCTCGAGCTGCTAGCAATCCATAGCGCAAATAACTGCAAACAAGATGGataaatcaaattaaagatgTGCAACGAAAGGGTGATTAAACACTACACACAAGGAAAACCACTTGTCCAGATAACAAGTGAAATGCAAATAAGTCAGACCAGAAATTCAAGGTAAATTTAATGACTGCTAACTGGGTACCCTGACATTTTCTGAGATCATATACATCTTTATATAGGATGAGAATTGAGACGGACCTGTGAACATAGAGGTAGTATTTTGCCCCCTTGAGATACATCTCTTGCATGTACGTATCCTCTCCATCTGATAGCTTTGGAGCCTTTTGAGCATCTGACTCTGAGATGGCATATGCCATTTGTACTGAGCCACCTCCAAGATCAACCACTCCAACAGTATCAGAATATTTCCTACCCAAATTGCCTAGCAAATAATTGATGGTGACCTGCACAGACATTTGTAATACAAATTCATCTAACTGTATCAATTGGTTGTCTCGTGTATCCCGCTGTCAGTTGATGAACACAAGGTTAGATGGGTCATATAATCCATGTGGTTGGATTAACGATCAAGAGAAGATAATACAAATGTGATCAATTTTACCTACATATGCAATGATCTTAAATAGAAAGTTTCACTAGTAAACCAAGCCTCATTATATATCTTGCACTAGCTTAGTGCTGTTTCTGGTATCTATAAAGATTGCCGTTAGTTATCAAAAATGGAGAAAGGAAAAAAgagggggaaaagaaagaaggcaAGCCTCCTCAACGTTTTATAATGAATTCCCTAAATTTTCCACCATTACTGAATAGGACAAATTAGATTCCACCGTTTGAGGGAGAGGGAGTCATTagaaagaatgaattgaatttgGTAACAAGCTACATTTATCTTAGCACAACAAATGCCGGATAAGTCACAGCCCACTTGAGATGTAGCaagtgaaataaaagaaagaaacccATTGCCTCAAAAGATCAGTGATGACCTAGATTCTGAATAATGCAAGCCATATACCTTTTACAATTCTGATTCATATGAATCTATTAGAAGGTAACGACACATCGACATCTATTTGAAGAGTAGGGAGAATCAAgctaagagcctgtttggattggcttattttagGTGCTTTTCAGCACAAAATTAGTTTCCAAGTACTTTTGtagtgtttggataaaattaAAGGGTTCTTTTAAGCACTtgttttcaagtcaaaataGCAAAAATGACCCAAAAGCcataagttagaaatcctaacttatggcttttggcttataagccaaaagcaataagccaatccaaatagGCTCTAAGGAAGAACAAAGAGAAGGATGCTTCTTAATTCAGCCCAAATTCATCAACACAAGTAGACAAACTAATAGGATAGGAAACGCTAAATAACCTCCAATCAAGAGTTATTTTCAAGTCAAAATAGCAAAAATGACCCAAAAGCcataagttagaaatcctaacttatggcttttggcttataagccaaaagcaataagccaatccaaatagGCTCTAAGGAAGAACAAAGAGAAGGATGCTTCTTAATTCAGCCCAAATTCATCAACACAAGTAGACAAACTAATAGGATAGGAAACGCTAAATAACCTCCAATCAAGAGTTAAGGTACGTATCCACTTCTTTATCTATCCAAGCCTCCTATCACAAGAAAGATCAAGTTTCTATCCATGTGGTTCACTTCTATCATGTTGAATTATGTAAACTGCCTCATCAAAAAAACTTaccttttatttgtttattacaGGTCCACAACACGTTCTCTCACTAAAGGATTCTTTTTGTTGTGTCACGTAGTTGGAAATATTTAGCTGACATATTGTAGTGAACTTCTctgataaagaaaaaaaagagttcaCTACAATAACTCTACCTACTTTGGATTATGTAAAAACTTAAATTGTTAGAAAGATAACACTTTTACGTACTTATTTAGGTATACAACATATTTGTCTGCTTTTCATAAGCAATcatttcttttctcttcctcAAAGTCACCTAAAAGCAAGCCTTAGTTCAGAAGGCAGATGTCTACTTTAGACTTATCCCTTTATTTCCGGCCTTCAAAAAGGATTTGCCAGCATGCCTAAGTAAAAAGTCAAGTGCCAAATCAGAACCTATGCCTTCATCTCAAGCCCTCAAAACATAAAAGGTTTGCCTTGAACCAAAGAGATCCTTTTACAGAGATATATAGTATCATATGGCTCTGAATCACACAATTGAGTGATAATTCTCCACCATAACTAGAAGGACAGATGGGTATTCTTTTCTTGAAAACCATTTCATTATTAGGCGCGTCTCTTGTAGCTTCATGTTTCTAATGCCAAGTCCTCCATGTTCTCTTCTTAGTTGAGTAGTTTTCCCATTAACAAGATGATGTCCCTTACCACCTTTAGGGCCCTTCCACAGAAAGTCTCTTCTCAATGTGTCTAGTTTCTTCACCACCTTAGTTGGTATACGAAACAAAGACATAATATAGGTTGAGAGGGAATCTAGTACAGAGTTAATCAAAATAAGTCTACCCCCTAAAAATGGGTACTGAGCCTTccattttgctaatttttttctccattttctcCACAATAGCATCCCATATTTCCAGTGCATTGAGTTTATTGTCCACTAAGTTGCTCAAACTCGGGTGCAGATGTCCGATACGGGTGCATATCCAGAGGTCGGatctttcatgatctaaattttatgatttttttttatcaagtaataattttcatattaatagGGGTAAAAATTGCCCATATACCAAAAAGTAGAGAACCTCACAGCAAAAAAGGTTTTCTACAAAAGCCACCCAATCCTCTATACCTAGTTGCTTCTAGGCAAACCTCCTAGCTGTCTCTGCACCCCTACCTCCTTAGGAACTTCATGGAtgcaaaaaagaaataagagcAAAGAGACTATTTctcaaaaaagtaaaatatttctCTATGCCCTTAGAAGCTCTTATGTTCCTCTCTCTCATACGGTCCACATGAGTGCCAATCGAGCAACATCTCATTCTTTACTTCTTCTCTTCCATCTTCTAAGAGCCCAATTAATCATTGAGTTTTTCACAATGCCCGGCATCACCCACTCAActccaaaccatctcaaaatTTCTCCCCACAAAGAAGATGTTAACCGACAATGTaattgttagaataggaataggtgtacacaatcctacttagaataggaataagaatagaaataggaatagtTTATAATATCCTACTAGGTACAGGATTATTTTATAGTTTCTATAAATAGGGTTTTTGTGTAATACTGTTTTtatacaattcaataatatttttctcttatatttctcacatgATATCAAAGCATTGGTGAGAAACTTTCAACAGGTGACCGTGCGTCAATTTTCGGCAACTGTCAAGGTTGATTTGTGTCATCATCTTTTTCCATCGGTGTTGTGTGAAAACCAACACCACCACTAGGTCCCTCACTCTCCGATGACAAAAGCCTAATCAGACCCACGGGGAAAGACTGCCTCACACGCTGATAAGAGGTGCGACTTTTCCAGCTAGATCTGACCACGCGTCGGCGCGTGAGATCAGTTCCAGCCACTTTCCGACAGCTTTTCTTTTTCCAGTAAGATCGCATCTCCATTTCGAGGCTACCCATACAATTATTGACTGATTCCGACCATTTGTTTTGCAATCAGATCTGATTTCGTTAGAATCCGATGATTATTTTCGGCGATTTCAGTGTTTCCGACCACTTTTTCAACACTTCCAGACTAAGGACCTCGGCAGACTGAAGTATTTTCTAGGTATTGAGGTTGCTCAGTCTAGATCAGGTATTGTGATTTCTCAACGCAAGTATGCCTTAGACATTCTTGAGGAGACAGGAATGATGGGATGTAGACCCATTGACACTCCTATGGATCGGAATGTTAAACTCCTTTCAGGACAGGGGGAGCCACTCTATCCCAGTCTTGAAGATTCCTCCTAAACCTCAAAGCCCAAAGAACTTCTCCCCCTTGCATACTCCATAATTGATGGACTAATATCTTCTTTTGACAAGAGATGTTATACATATTAAGAAATGTAATCCTCAAGATTTTTTCTCCACACTACCTATGAACCCAAAAATAATGATCTAAATTTTATGATTCAGAGGTATGAATCCAGATACGGACACAAGTACAAGGATTCAACTAGAAATAATTCAAACTctaaaaatagagttatatGTCTAAATTATAAGACATTATGTGGAAACTAACAAAGTATTCTGAGGAGAAAATATTGATAAATAGGAGAATCTCAGAAGGAGATATAAGGAAAAGGACTGACATAGAAATTTCTACGTACAaggtatttcattttctttaatttcacATTAACTTATTGTTttgattacaaaaaaaaatcattgtaTTTATCACGAATTTCTCCGACAATTTCGGTCAAAGTAACCaaaatcaattgaccaaatATGGTACGAATCTCATACCCACACTCACATCGTGTCGATCGAGGTGCGACACTGAAAGTGAAGAGTCTGAGTGACTTAGATTGTTCAAAGGGATGTCAATGTAGACTGTTGACATTTTTTCCACCCTGCATCACATAATGTTGGCCAGAGTCGCACTTGTACCACCTCTTTTATAGGGAATAGACTGTTTTCCTCTGATTTACACTCAAACCAGATGTTGCTTCAAATACTAGTAGAATCATcctgatattttttattttgttctgCCTCAGCTTCACAAAAAATTATTGTGTCAGCTGCATTAAGCAAATGATAGATTAACGTTTCCTCTCTTAACCTATTGCCCATCTTGGACCCTCTTAACCACCTGTTCTGCATTGTAATCCTCATCATACtttttttataagaatttgCAATCCTCATCAAACTATTGAAGCCTTACCTTGCTAGAATGATCAGGAAAGGTGATAGAGGATCACCTTGCCTGAGTCTCCTTTCTGATTGAAAAACAAAAACAGTTCTTTATTCATTGGGATTGAGAACCTAAAAGTTTTACTACAAAAACTAATCCAATTCAGCCACCTATCACCAAACTCCATTGTCTAAGAATGCTCAGAAAGAAGTACAAGTTTAGATGATCATATGCTTTTTCATGTCTAGCTTGCCCATAACTACTGGGGCTTCCCCTCTCAACCTTGAGTTCACACACTCACTAGCTATGAGTGTTGCATCCATCATCTGTCTCCCCTTTAAATGTCATCTGATTTTTGTTTACTAGGTTTCTAACTACCCTTTTCAATCTTTCTGCCAATAATTTTGCCATGATCTTATACACCCCACTTGTGAGACTTGTAGGTCTGAAAAGTCCCTTAATTCAGATGCACCTATTTACTTTGGGTTCAGAGTAACATATGTAGCATTGAAGCTTCTCTCAAACACTTAATGAGAGTAGAAATATTGCAAAGTCCACTTAATGAGAGTAGAAATATTGCAAGATATTCATGATGTCTTCTCTCAAATATCCCCAAAAAGACTGTAAAGCTCATTGAAAAGACAGTTGCACTGTAAAATAGGGCCTTCTCCAATTTGCTTATTCTACCTTTTGCTTCCAACACTATAGGATGGGAATACGGATAAACTTAACGCTCTTCCCTCATCCCCCATCTTTAGGATGGCTCAAGTTATCCAATAACCTTAAAAGCTCAACCTTTATCCCCACTCCATGGAAGTGAAGATTATCCTGAAATGAGTAGGATAATAATATCATCTTTCAGATGGAATCAGTTATTTTCCTGCAATCTGATCTAGTGTCACTAAACATAGACTAAAGGCTTGAAGGAGACCAAAATACTTCTGTGGAAATTATAGGGATACGATGCAAATGCAACAAGAAAGTATATGGGATGATAGAGTCCTTGTTCTCTGGTTCGACAACTCCAACTTGAGTTGTTATTCATATGAAGCTTCTTCAAAGGCAGCTTCAAGATGTTAATTGGTAATACTGAAAAATTGGCATGACGGCCATTTTCTACTTTTGGTCGTTCTCTCCTTTAACCTGAGCTAGAATTCACTCCTTTCATTCTAATTACCCTACATCTTAGCATAAAGAGACAAATAACTTTGAATTAACTAATCAACATCACATGAAGGATAAACTACCACAAAATGGATCCTTGACAAGAGATATAACCACTGCTTCACTTTTTTGTTCTCTCTAGTCtgtacaacaacaataaaaaataacataccCCATGTAATCCTacaagtggggtctagggagggcaggatgtacgcagaccttacccctacctttgtgggctagagaggttgtttcctgtagaccctcggctcaaaagaaaaGTTCAAGAacctcaaatttaaattaagCAAGCACCTCTAACTTTGAATGGTATGGTAGTTCCAAGTACAAAGAAGAACAGAACAAGTTGAAATTCACATTACATACCCATTGGTAAGCACCTTCCTGCCTCCCGTCAAGAACAGTAACCCAACTCCCCTTTGACTTGAGGCTGCTTTTGCTCTTTAGAAAATCCCTCACCTTCAAATGAGATTTTAGTGATTCAGTTATTCAAAGCATTCAGAAATCCAAAATAGAAAAGGATAAGTTAAAATTCTAATATAAAACATGCCCAAGCGGAAAGAAAGCCTGTTACGAATGATGGTCTAAGAAAGGAATCAATTTTACCGCTTGAAGAATCTTGTCAGATGTATTACCTCCCAACTGCCTCAAACCTGCAGTTGCCTAGATATACTCCATATCAGTATATTTAGCAGACTAAAGAATCTAAATTTCAATCTCTGAAATAATTCTAATAACTGTATCCACTCACCCCAACTCTGACTGGTGTGTTACTGCACAAATCCATTGGAACTACATCCTCTGCTTTCTCCAGAAGTGACTGAAGAGATTTTGCAGCTGCTGCAGGGTCACTAGCAAATGCACTCAAACCTGGTTTTTTCTGTAGTGACAAAGCCAACTATAGATTCA
The genomic region above belongs to Solanum dulcamara chromosome 5, daSolDulc1.2, whole genome shotgun sequence and contains:
- the LOC129889010 gene encoding apyrase 1-like, encoding MQQEDPLQMEHEKMLKRNRQQHGDSFSDKIHRYRGVILVISVPMLLICFVLFVMPTSYPSDSMGSVNRKFSPKFGSRNYAVIFDAGSSGSRVHVFCFDQHLDLVPIGNDLELFLQKKPGLSAFASDPAAAAKSLQSLLEKAEDVVPMDLCSNTPVRVGATAGLRQLGGNTSDKILQAVRDFLKSKSSLKSKGSWVTVLDGRQEGAYQWVTINYLLGNLGRKYSDTVGVVDLGGGSVQMAYAISESDAQKAPKLSDGEDTYMQEMYLKGAKYYLYVHSYLRYGLLAARAEILKVTKESGSPCILTGHHGSYKYGGKVYPASAMSQGSSMTNCRLVALKALKVNESTCTHMKCTFGGVWNGGGGDGQKNMFVASFFFDRAAEVGFVDPSVAVAKVRPIDFESAARRACNTRLDDAKATFPRVDPDNLPYLCMDLVYQYTLLVDGFGLDARQEMTLVKKVKYKNSLVEAAWPLGSAIEVASSMN